The following nucleotide sequence is from Planctomycetia bacterium.
CGCATCACTTGGGCGAGGAATTCGTTGGCGTCGCGCGCCGTCGAGGCGGCGTGGCGCAGCGCGGCGCAGACGTCCATCGTGGTGGACGCCGTGGCAGTCGAAGCGGCGGGAGAAGTCGCAGGGGTGGACATCGGATGTCTGAGCGGTGGCTGGCCTGGGTTAGGCCTTGAGTTCGACTTCCTCGGCGAGCGCGCCGGCGATCTGCACATCGGCGAAGAAGCGGAAGCCAATTTCGAAGGCCTCTTCGCTGATCATGCGGCAGCGCATGCAACGCGCGAACAGCGAACCGACGTTGAGTCGCTCGGCGTCGAAGGTCAACCAAAAAACGTCGCCAGGCAGCAGCGGGCGCGGGCCGATCACCATGCAACCGCCGTTGGAGATATCAGCGGTGACGCAATCGAGCGGGTTCCGGCCGCGTTCGCTCGCATTGCCGGGCTGTACCTTGAGGGGCACGCGGATTTGCAACCGCTCGTGTGCGCGGAGCCGCGTAACATTCTCTTGCGAGCTTTGCTCCAATTCGGCCAGCGCGCTAATCAGCTCGCTCTGGCCGAACAAATCCCAATCCTGCTCTTTCGCGAACATGTACTGGCCTCGGTCGCGGCGCGGAATCCCGGAAAAGGATAGGGCGCAAACGGCTTGCGACAGGCCGTACGGGAGAGGTATTATCCGTGCGAGAGGAGATGAAAGGAGCGATCGGCGCAATCGTTACAAGCGGATCGTCGGTGGGCCAGCGCGCCTACGTGAACGCCAAGAAATGAAGCGCGGGTGCCTGGGGCTGGGGCAGCGGATTTGACGTCATTGACCTATCCGCTGGGGCATCGTTTCACGCGTCAATACAAAGTGTCGAAGCCCCAGATGCGTGGACGTATAGGGCCGTTTTCCATTGCCCCTGCCCCAGGCGCCCAACGCGAATGTGTTAGATCGGCGGCGTCAACTCACGCGGCAGATGATGCATTTTAGGTATTCGTTTTCGAGGCAATCCGCGCTGACGGGGTGATCCGGAGCAGCCCCGCGGCGTTCGAGGAATTGCAGACTGCGGCCGGACTTGTGCGCGACGCCGATCAACATGTAGAGAAAATCGTCGGGCGTAACGTGGCCGGAGCAACTGCACGTGACCAGGATGCCGCCCGGTTCGAGCAATTCCAACGCCTGACGGTTAAGGCGATGGTAGGCGCGCAGCGCTTGCTCCAGCGACTTGCGCCCCCGGGCGAATTTCGGCGGATCGAGGATGATGCCGGAGAATTTGTCCTTGGCGGCCACCAGCTCGTCGAGCACGGTGAAGGCCTCGCCGACTTGAAAGCGAATTTGCGTGAGGCCGTTCAGCGCGGCGTTGCTTTCGGCCATGGCCAGGGCTTTGCGGCTGGAATCGACGGCCAGCACGTCCGTCGCGCCACCGAGCTTGGCCGCGGCGAGACCGAAGCCGCCGGTGTAGCAGAACATATCGAGGACGCGGCGCCCGCGCAGATATTCCGCGGCGACGCGACGATTCTCGCGCTGGTCGAGAAAATAGCCGGTCTTCTGGCCGGTGGTCAAATCCACCGTGAACTGCACGCCATATTCGTTGATCAGCACCGGCGCCTCGGGCGCAGCGCCGCGGAGTACGCCGTCGGCGACTTCGATGCCCTCAGTGCTGGCCAGCGTGGGATCGATGCGCAAGAGAATGCTCACAGGGTGGAGCAATTCTTCCAGCAGACCCGCGATCATCTCCACGCGCTGCGCGATCGCGAGTGCCGTGACATAGATGACCAAATGTTCGCCGTAACGATCGACGATCAAGCCGCTCAGCTCATCGGCTTCGCTGTAAACGAGGCGCGCCCCGCCGCGCGGGTCGGCAAGTCCCAGATCTGCGCGGAGACGAATCGCGCGTTCGAGCCGTTGCCGGAAGAATGTCTCGTCGAGCGCTTCGTCCGCGCGCCAAGAATACAGGCGCACCTGAATTCGACTGCGCCGATTGAACACGCCGCGGGCGATCCATTTGCCTTTGTCGGAGATCAGGTCGACGACGGCGCCATCGGCCGGGTCCCCTTCGATGCGATGGATCGCGCTATCGAGCACCCAGGGATGCCGGGCGTAGAACGGGTTCGCTTTGCGCGGCTTGAGCAGCACGCGCGGATACGTGGCGACCTCGGGTTCAGCGGTCGCGGAAGTCGTGGACAAGTTGCGCTCCAAATCGGTCGATGCCGCCGGCCCAAGAATGGCCAGCGTCCAACCATTGTCACGGGCAGGCCGGGAATTCACTAGGGCCGGCGGCGACATTTGCCATTTGACCGAATGTGGGGTGCCACTGGCGGCTCGTCCGCCAGTGCTGGAGTGGACGCTTCTAAACACTGGCGGACGAGCCGCCAGTGGCACCCGATCCGTCAATCAATCGCATGCTTCAACGCAGGGGCCCGCTGCCGGATGCAGCGGGAAATAGCCCAGAAAAACATCAACGCCTATTGATGTAAGCCCCGGTGAGGCATCATAATGCGGCTACCGGCCGGTCGCGGGCGCTCCACGCGCCCACGACGGCTCCCGCCGAATGTTTCCCGCCACGAGCAACGACGCAGGAAGGACACCTATGCTTCGTCGTCATGCCATCGTCTCGTCGACCTTGACGTTGTTGATCGCCGGCTTGTTCGCCGGCATTGCCGCGGCGCAAGATGCCCCCGGCTCGGCCGAATCGACTCCGGTCTGGGATCATCTCGACGTGAGCGCCGGGCTGCCGGACGGCGAGGTCGCCAAGTTGAAGGGGGCCGACGCGCGGCAGCAGTTGTTGGTGACCGGCGTCGCCCGCGATGGCGCTTTGAGCGATCTGACGCGGCGCGTGCAGTTTTTCGCGGAGCCGGCGGGCGTGGTTTCGATCGATCCGACAGGATTGGTGACACCGTTGGCGGATGGGGAAGCGATGGTCTTGGCGTCGTTGGAAGGCGTCGCGGCGGCGAAGCTTTCGGTGTTGGTTGAGGGAATCTCCAACGACTTGCCGATCAACTTTCCGAATCAAATCGTACCGATTTTCACCAAGTTCGGCTGCAACGGCGGCGGCTGCCACGGCAAGGCCAGCGGGCAGAATGGCTTCAAGCTCTCGTTGCTGGGTTTCGAGCCGACGGAAGACTACGAGCACCTGGTGAAGGAATCGCGCGGACGCCGCGTGTTTCCGGCCGCACCGGATCGCAGCTTGTTGTTGACGAAACCGATTAACGCCTCGCCGCATGGCGGCGGGCAGCGGATGCAGGCCGATTCGCACGAGTATCGCCTGATGCGGCGTTGGATTTCGCAAGGCATGCCTTACGGGAAAGACAGCGA
It contains:
- a CDS encoding class I SAM-dependent rRNA methyltransferase; this encodes MSTTSATAEPEVATYPRVLLKPRKANPFYARHPWVLDSAIHRIEGDPADGAVVDLISDKGKWIARGVFNRRSRIQVRLYSWRADEALDETFFRQRLERAIRLRADLGLADPRGGARLVYSEADELSGLIVDRYGEHLVIYVTALAIAQRVEMIAGLLEELLHPVSILLRIDPTLASTEGIEVADGVLRGAAPEAPVLINEYGVQFTVDLTTGQKTGYFLDQRENRRVAAEYLRGRRVLDMFCYTGGFGLAAAKLGGATDVLAVDSSRKALAMAESNAALNGLTQIRFQVGEAFTVLDELVAAKDKFSGIILDPPKFARGRKSLEQALRAYHRLNRQALELLEPGGILVTCSCSGHVTPDDFLYMLIGVAHKSGRSLQFLERRGAAPDHPVSADCLENEYLKCIICRVS
- a CDS encoding PilZ domain-containing protein; this encodes MFAKEQDWDLFGQSELISALAELEQSSQENVTRLRAHERLQIRVPLKVQPGNASERGRNPLDCVTADISNGGCMVIGPRPLLPGDVFWLTFDAERLNVGSLFARCMRCRMISEEAFEIGFRFFADVQIAGALAEEVELKA